The Bacilli bacterium region CGGGAAAATTTTATTGAGCAAATCAATGACTTGATAGGCACTACTAGCATTAGGGTAAGGACCGAAGTAAATAAAATTCTTATCCTTTGTGTTACGGGCAATTTTTAAAATCGGATCCGTATTTTTGCGTAGAGCAATGTAGGGATAGTGGGAATTATCCTTTAGCAAGATGTTGTAGCGCGGATAGTGCTTTTTAATTAGATTCATCTCAAGGATTAAAGCTTCCTTTTCACTAGGTGTCATAATCGTGTCAAAGTGATCAACGTGAAAAACCATCGCGGCCACTTTACCATTTTGCGGCCGTAAAAAATATTGGGAAACGCGTTTTTTTAAATTTTTGGCTTTCCCCACATATATTATTTTCTCGTCTATATCCTTCATCAGATAGACACCGGGACTATCGGGTAAAAGGCTAATTTCCTTTTTTAAACGTAAATTCATTTTAAAGTTACCATCGTTGCCCCCAGGCCACCTTCGCCAGGACCACCCAATCGAAATTCTTTGATCCAGGATTGGTTTTTAAGATACTCGTGAACCGCCCGTCTTAAAGCGCCACTACCATCGCCATGAATTATTCTAACCTCTTTATAATGCTTGACTCGGCAGCCATCAAGAAAGCGAGAAACTTCAGCAAGCGCTTCGTCTACATGAAACCCAATCACATTACACTCTAATCCCACCTTACCTTGGACAATTACCGAGTCATGGTTTGTCACCGGGTTATTTTTCTTCTTCTTTGGAACTTCAGCATGGACCAATTTATCGACATCGGCGGATATCGATAGTCCGTTAATCGCGCGGATTCGAGCATGATTGCCTTGTATCCGCGTAACGCGTCCAAGAATTCCTAACCCGGTAACCAAAACAAAGTCATTTTCATGAATTATATCTTTGCTCTTAAAATCGGGCTCGGCATCTAACAAATCGGTTAATTCTTTTTTGGCGGCAATAACCTCATGAGGTTTTTTAGCTTCTTCCAAGGTTGCTAAAATTGCATTGGCTTTCTTCAATGCTTCATCAATTAACATTGCTTTTTCATCGTTAACATCTTCGAGAAAATTCTTTTTACGTCGGTTCAATTCTTCTTTTTCTGATTCGATTTGTTGTTCAATTAGACCAATATCTTTAAGTTTCTTATCTAAAATGGTCTGCTTTTGTAAAACATCGCGGCTGCTTTGCTCGAGATTGCGAATCGTAAGCGCAATATCGGAAGTGCCCTGAGTATTAAGAATTGATTTCGCTGTATCAATAATTTTAGCGTTAAGGCCCAAGCGTTTTGCGACCATCACTCCATAGGAAGAACCCGGCACACCTAAAGACATGCGATACGTCGGCTCCAATTTATGCTCGTCGAAAATCATCGAAGCGTTTATCAAGCCTTCAGTATTAATTGCCATAATTTTTAAGCCACTATAATGAGAACTTATCATTGCAAAAACATTTTTTTCAAGTAAAAACTTTACCACTGCTTCTGCAAGAGCCGCCCCTTCGTCTGGGTCAGTTCCCGTTCCTAACTCATCGATTAAAATTAAATCATTGCTTTTAGCTTCGCTGGTTATGCTGACTAAATTAGCAATATGTCCCGAGAAGGTTGATAAGTTATCGGAAATTGATTGCGAATCACCAATATCAACATAAATATTTTTGATAAAGCAAATATTCGCTCCTTCGTCAGCCGGAATGGCTAAGCCGGCATGATGCATTAATATAAGCAAGCCGACGGTTTTTAAAGCAACGGTTTTACCTCCAGCGTTTGGTCCACTAATTATTACAATCCGTTCCTCCATAGTAAAGGAAAAATCATTTGCAACAACTTTATTTTGATCAAGCAAGGGATGACGAGCAGATTTAATTTTAATTGTTGATTTAGTATTAACATCAGCAATTGTCGCATTGATTTCTAAAGCGTACTTGGCTTTGGCGGAATAAAAATCGATGAGTCCAATCAACTTGTTATTTGCCAATAAATGATCTTCTTCGCTAATAATAAGCATCGTCAAAGCCCGAAGAATTCTTCTTATTTCCTCAAGTTCATTGTTTTTTAAAGCCACCATTTCATTATTTAAAACGACAATTTCATTAGGTTCGATAAAAGTTGTTTGTCCACTGTCGGATATGTCATGAATTATGCCACTGACTTTATTTTTATCACTTGTTCTAACCGGCAGTACATAATGGCCATCGCGAATCGTCAAAAGATTGTCAGAAAGAAAACTTGAGTAAAGGCCCGCCAGGCGGTTGACTTTTTCATTGATCTTCTGCTCTTGTCGGCGCATACGCTGACGAATTGATTTCAAGGTAGCTGAGGCTTCATCATATATTGTTAAATTGGGAGCAATAACCCGATGTATTTCCTTCTGCAAGGGAGTTAAATCAAAGAAGTCAGTCACTATTTCTTTTAAAAATGGATAGTCGCGATCTAATTTGCCAAAAAACCGTTTTATATCATTACTCTGTCCAATATCTGTGGCTACGTGGTCAATATCAAGGGGAGTAAGAATGCCCCCTTTTTTGCCGTTAGTAATAATTGGGAAAAGATCAAATGATGAATTGAGTGGCCATGAAGAAAACCGCACCAAGGTTTCAATCATTTCTTTGAGGGTAGCTAAAGCATCTTGAAGTTCCTCGCGATGAGAAAACATCGCTAAGTGCTCAATATAATCTTTGGCCACCTCGGAGTGGGTATATTGTTTGATAGCCGCTTGTATGCGACCGAATTCCAGAGTTTCACTCGTTGTTTTCATAAATTCCTCTTTTTCAAACATATTATAGGGCATGAGAACTATTTATGCTAAAATTATTAGCATGGACACAGCATCTATTAAACTCGATAAAGAACAGATAAAGCGACTAATCGGCTTTTTTGATAACTATAAAGTGGCGGTTGATGGTGAATATGTTTTCTTTAAAGCGATATATGAACAGACGATAATTCGCGTTTACGCCAATACCCATCACGACTATCAAAAAGTAACTTTCAGCGGTCCTAGTGCCTTGAAGTTAGCTACAAAGTTCGATGCTAATTATCAGCCGACAACTAAACCGCTCGTTAAGGAATCAGCCGCGGGTTTTTTGACTTTTGATCCGCAAATTGGCAGTGACGAAGTTGGATTTGGCGACTTTTTCGGTCCGATCGTCGTTACAGGCGCTTATGTATCAGAATCGGATATGGATAGTATTTCGACTTTTAAAATCGATGACTCTAAGAAAATGAACGATAAGTATATTATGGAAATTGGTCCATTAATTGAGCACAAATATGATCATGTCTCGTTTGTAATTAATAACGACAAACTGAATGAGTTGTTTGCGAAGGGATATAATCTGAATAAAATTAAAGCTATGCTCCATAATCGCGCCTTAAGAATTTTGGCCGGTAGACATCCGGACTATAAAACGGCCTATATCGATCAATTCTGCTCACTAAAATCATACCTCGAATATATTGAAGAACCCATTATTGAACGCGTGGTCCTTCGCACCAAAGCGGAAAGTTTATTTCCCTCCGTGGCCTTGGCCAGTGTTATCGCCCGTTATACATTTTTGAAAGAAATGGCCAAACTCGGAAAGATTTACCATACGACATTTCCCTTAGGCGCATCGACTAAAGTTGATGCCTTTGCAAAAGATTTCATTCAAAAACATGGTCGTCAAACAATGAGCCATGTCTGCAAGACAAAATTTCGTAATTGGAAAGATTTAGGCGAAAATAATTAATTCTCCTGGTTGCGAAGCCCGTTTAGCACATCTTCAAAATGCTTTGGAAACGGAGCCTCGACTGTGATTTCTTTATTTGTCCTAGGATGGACAAAGGTCAAACGAAAAGCATGAAGAAGCTGCCCGTTTTGATATAGCAAGTGATTGTTGCGCCCGTAAATGGGATCGCCCTCAATCGGATGGCCGATATAGTCCATATGAACGCGGATTTGATGAGTGCGGCCAGTTAAAAGCCGACAACTGATTAAGGTATATTGATTAAAGCGCTCCTCGACATGAAAAAGCGTCGTTGCTTCTTTGCCGTCAATCAGATCAACCGCCATCTTAAAGCGGTCTTTTTTATCGCGTCCGACGGGTGCGATTATCTTGCCATCATCTTCGCTGATAACTCCGTCTACGAGGGCAAAATATTCCCGATGCATCGAATGATCCGCCAACTGTTTAGATATTCCTTCATGTGCAAAATCGTTTTTGCATACAAGCAATAGACCCGATGTATCCTTATCGATACGATGAACGATACCCGGTCGCTTAACTCCATTTATTCCGCTCAGGTTTTTGACCGAATAGAGCAACGCATTGACAAGCGTTCCAGAGTAATGCCCATTCGCGGGATGAACAACCATACCCGCCGGCTTATTGACCACGAGCAAATCGGCATCTTCATAAACGATATCAAGCGGAATATCTTCCGGCTCAATCGCCATCGGGGCAAGCGGACGTTCATTAACGACGATCTCATCTTCGATTTCAACGCGGTAAGCGGGTTTAAAGTTCAATTCACCGTTGATGGTGACATACCCTTCTTTGATCAAATGCATAGCAAAAGTACGTGAATGTTCCTCGAGCAGTGTTCCCAGCGCCTTATCAAGCCGTTCTCCGACAAGCGTCTCATCAATTGTGAAAATCCGATCTTCACTCATGCTTATTTACCTCATCAATTGAGGATGGTACCTTTTCCTTATTAAAAGCCACTAAAAGGGCAAGCCCAATAAAACCGATTACCAGGGTCATATCCGCGACGTTAAAAACCGGAAAGTAGTAGTTTCCAAACACAAATGAAAGAAAATCGATCACTCCCTCTTTATAGAAAGCGCGATCAATAAAATTGCCGAGCGTTCCCCCGACGATAAAAGCGATATCCAATTTCATTAAATTGGTTAGTACCTTGTCTTTTTTAATGCGATAGAAAACGAAGGCGACTCCGATAATAAGACTAAAAAAAGCCAATATGATTGTATTTCCACTTAATATCGACCAAGCCGCGCCGGTATTTCTCTGATAATCAAAATAGAAAAAACCATTGATGATCGGTTGCATGTTGGGTTTAAGCGAAACTACAATCCATTTGGTAGCCTGATCAAGAGCAATAATAACTAACATTACCCAGTAGTATCCCTTAAAAAGGGAAGCAAATCTTTGTTTAATCGACATGTTCATCTCCTATTGCTTCCGCGCAGCGGTGGCATAAATGCGTGCCATCTTCTAACGTAACCGTTTCATCATGGTAGTTCCAGCAGCGATCGCATTTGGTTCCCGAATGACGAACGACATTAATTCCCGTGCCTGCAAATTTGACCTCGCTGACGATAAATAGCCGGGCGAGTTCATCTTTATCCATTCCGCGTAATGAAGAGGGCACAAGTTTTTCATTCACTTCAATTAGTGCCTCCTGAGCACTTCCGATCAGACCGGCCTTGCGCGCTTCTTCCAGGGACTTTAACACCGATTCACGGAAATTTAAAAATTCCCCATATTGCTTAAGCAGCGCCTGATCAAAAATCTTCGGCTTGGGCATGTCTTCCAGCTGAAGAGCAAACTTTTTGTCCGTCTTTGGAAAGGCACGATAAACTTCTTCCATCGTAAAAGTAAGTATAGGTTCATATAAACGCATTAAGCGATCACTGACGGCATATAAGACATGTTCGACTCCCAAACGCCGTGGGGAATACTTACTTTCGCAGTAAAGAATATCCTTGGCAAAGTCGAGGTAAAAGCTACTCAAATCAGCACTGATAAAAGTAGCCAGCGCACTTGTCACCGATGCAAAATCTAAATTATCATAAGCTTCAAGTACATTATTAGTCAACGCGTCAAGGCGCGATAATAGGAACTTATCAACGATTTCAGTCGGAACAAAGTCTTGAATAGATTGAATATATTTCTCATCATCAAGCGCAGGCAAATTTCCGAGTAAAAAGCGGAAGGTATTGCGAATCTTACGATAGCTTTCGCTCATCTGTTGGATAATGCTCTCGCTTAGTCGTGAGTCGGCGTGATAATCGACATTAGCCGCCCATAGACGAAGTAAATCCGCTCCATATATATTGGCAATTTTGTTGGGATCGATGCCATTGCCCTTGGACTTAGACATTTTTTCCCAATTCTCGTCCATGACAAAACCATGACTCGCCACCATTTTATATGGTGCTTTTCCTGTAGTCGCTACCGAAATGATGAGTGAGGAATTAAACCATCCCCGATATTGGTCGCTGCCCTCGATGTAAAGGTCGGCTGGAAACTTCATTCCCCGTTGCAAAAGTACTCCGCTAAATGAGGAACCCGAATCGAACCATACGTCCATAATATCCTTTTCTTTGCTATATACTCCGTTTGGACTATGAGAATTTGTGTAGCCTTCAGGAAGCAAGTCTTCCGCACTGCGTTCAAACCAAACATTGCTTCCATATTGGCGGACAAGTTTGATGACATTGTCAAAAATGTCTTTATCAATAAGCGGGGTTCCGTCTTCGGCATAAATAATCGGAATGGGAACACCCCAAGCTCTTTGCCGCGAAATACACCAATCACCCCGGTCTTTTATCATATTATGCATCCGGGTTTTTCCCCATTCGGGATTCCATTTTACTTCATCCACCGCCTTTAAAAGCTGATCGCGAATTTTATCAATTGAGCAAAACCACTGGGGAGTAGCTCGAAAAATAAGCGGTTTGCCCGTCCGCCAGTCATGCGGATAACTATGATTAATGATTGTATCGGCTAAAAGTGCATCTTCTTCGCGTAGCCAAGCGAGAACTAGATCATTCGCATTCTCATAAAAAACGCCCTTTAATCTCTCTCCTGCTTCTTCCGTCATAAATCCTCGGCTGTCAACTGGACATAGGATTGGTAAATGATACTTCTGACCAACAATAAAATCGTCTTCGCCATGTCCAGGAGCCGTATGAACTTGGCCCGTGCCCGCATCATCAGTCACATGTTCACCATTAATAATTAATGAGTCGCGATGATATAGAGGATGCTCAGCCACTAGCCCATCCATATCCTTTCCTTTAATGACTTTAATCAACTGGGCCTTCTTAATGCCCGTTTCTTTCATAAACGACGACAAAAGTGAAGTAAGAACGATAAGTTTACCTTTTTCTGTTTCATATAGTCCGTACTCAAAATCAGGATGAACGCTGATGGCTAAATTGGCGGGTAATGTCCAGGGGGTTGTCGTCCAAATGACAAAATAGGCATCATTTGGTAAAACCGTTCCCCCGTCTTTTACCTTAAAACGCACATAGATGGCGTGAGAATCGACATTTTTATATTCAATTTCGGCTTCTGCTAAAGCCGATTCGCTGCTCGGTGACCAGTAAACTGGCTTTAAACCTTTAAAAATTAATCCCTCTAAAGCCATCGTTTTAAAGACATTAAGTTGGTTGGCTTCATACTCCTTATCCAAGGTTAAATAGGGGTGGTCATAATCGCCAATAACTCCTAACCGTCGAACTTGTTCACGTTGGATATTGACCTGCTTTAAAGCATAGTCATGACATTTATTGCGAAACTCATTTATAGGAGTTGTTTTGCGATTAATACCATTTTTTGTAACTTGATTTTCAATTGGTAATCCATGTGTATCCCAGCCAAAAACAAAAGGTGTGTAATACCCGGACATATTTTTATAGCGAACAACAAAATCCTTTAAAATATGATTGAGCGTATGTCCGCAATGGATGCTGTTGTTAGCATAAGGAGGCCCGTCATGAAGTTGATATTCTTCACAGCCAAGACGATTTTCCAGCATTTTGGCGTATAGATTTCCCTCGCGCCAATCAGCGACAAAAACCGGCTCCTTTTGCGCTAAGTTTCCCCGCATTTCAAAATTGGTTTTTGGCATCAGTAATGTTTTCTTTAAATCCATTGTTTTTCTCCTTTAAATAAAAAAAAGCATCCTCTAAGGACGCAGTCGCGCGGTACCACCTTATTTCCAAGATAAACTTGGCGCTCGAGCGGATAACGGCCGCACCGGGAAAATCTAAAAAAATCAATTTTCCACTCCGAAGTGATACCACCATTTTGTCAATTCTAGTCTCACACCTAACACTAGTCGCTTTTATCTAAAAAATGGTGACGCGTCTTCATCAATGTTTTACATGAGTAATTATATCATCAATCACTTTCTTAGCAACTGAATAAGAAAAAAAGTGGCATCAGCCACTTTATTTCTATTCGTCTTTCAGAAAATCCGGAAGAATATTCTCACTGATATCCTCCTCTTTTTCCTTCTTCTCTTTAACCGCGACGACCGGTCGATTCTCAATCGGTTTGGCGCCGTCAACCGAACGATTGAGCGAATCATAGGTCGGGACGGTGGTAAAGTCCTGCTGCTCCTCAAAGTCCGTGGCAATCACACTGACTAAAATTTGATCGTCCAAGAATGAATTAATAGACACCCCAAATTTGATATCTAAAGAATTGCCACTGGTCTCAATGATTTTATAAACTGTGTCTTGCGCCTCATATAAAGAAACATTTTTGCCACAGGTGACCGCGATAATAGCCTTGCGAGCTCCGCTGAGCGAGGCCTCGAGCAAAGGTGAATTAATTGCGTTTTGCGCTGCTTCTTCCGCCTTATTTGGGCCACTGCCGCTGCCGAAACCGATGAGGGCGATACCGGTGTTCTTTAATGTATTACGAACATCGGCAAAATCGAGATTAATAACCGCAGGTAAGAGAATTAAGTCCACAACGGTTTTGACCGATTGTGCTAAAACCTTATCACTCGCTGCGAAGGCTTCACCAATTGGGGCGGTTCCGCTCACCATAAGTAATTTGTCATTACTGACAACAATAATACTATCAACGACATCCTTTAGTTTATTCAATCCTTCAACGGAGTTGGCAATCCGTTTTTTTCCTTCAAATGTAAATGGCCGCGTAACAATGGCAATCGTCAGAGCACCGCTTTTTCTTGCAATCTCAGCGATAACCGGCGCGGCTCCCGTTCCGGTGCCGCCTCCCATGCCCGCGGCGATAAAAACCAAATCGGCGCCTTTGACAACTTTCTCAATATCCTCGGATGATGATAAGGCTGCATCACGACCGACGCTTGGCTCACCGCCAGCTCCCAATCCATGTGTGGTTTCAAGTCCAAGAACAAGGCGATTGCGCGCACGGGAAGTAGCGAGCGCCTGCTTGTCAGTGTTGGCAACCCAAAAATCGACATTTTTAATGTCGTCATCAATCATACGGTTCACCGCATTATTTCCGGCGCCACCGACACCGATAACTTTTATATTAGCGATGGGCTCGAAATTATCTAAGTCGGATCCTCCGGGAGCAATTTCATCGTAATTCTGTTCTATATTTTCTTCCATAGGGCCTCCTATAGTTCTTCTTTCCCAATACTATTGGCAGAACGTTTTGCCTTTTTCTTATTAGAAACATC contains the following coding sequences:
- a CDS encoding endonuclease MutS2, with the translated sequence MKTTSETLEFGRIQAAIKQYTHSEVAKDYIEHLAMFSHREELQDALATLKEMIETLVRFSSWPLNSSFDLFPIITNGKKGGILTPLDIDHVATDIGQSNDIKRFFGKLDRDYPFLKEIVTDFFDLTPLQKEIHRVIAPNLTIYDEASATLKSIRQRMRRQEQKINEKVNRLAGLYSSFLSDNLLTIRDGHYVLPVRTSDKNKVSGIIHDISDSGQTTFIEPNEIVVLNNEMVALKNNELEEIRRILRALTMLIISEEDHLLANNKLIGLIDFYSAKAKYALEINATIADVNTKSTIKIKSARHPLLDQNKVVANDFSFTMEERIVIISGPNAGGKTVALKTVGLLILMHHAGLAIPADEGANICFIKNIYVDIGDSQSISDNLSTFSGHIANLVSITSEAKSNDLILIDELGTGTDPDEGAALAEAVVKFLLEKNVFAMISSHYSGLKIMAINTEGLINASMIFDEHKLEPTYRMSLGVPGSSYGVMVAKRLGLNAKIIDTAKSILNTQGTSDIALTIRNLEQSSRDVLQKQTILDKKLKDIGLIEQQIESEKEELNRRKKNFLEDVNDEKAMLIDEALKKANAILATLEEAKKPHEVIAAKKELTDLLDAEPDFKSKDIIHENDFVLVTGLGILGRVTRIQGNHARIRAINGLSISADVDKLVHAEVPKKKKNNPVTNHDSVIVQGKVGLECNVIGFHVDEALAEVSRFLDGCRVKHYKEVRIIHGDGSGALRRAVHEYLKNQSWIKEFRLGGPGEGGLGATMVTLK
- a CDS encoding ribonuclease HIII, whose translation is MRTIYAKIISMDTASIKLDKEQIKRLIGFFDNYKVAVDGEYVFFKAIYEQTIIRVYANTHHDYQKVTFSGPSALKLATKFDANYQPTTKPLVKESAAGFLTFDPQIGSDEVGFGDFFGPIVVTGAYVSESDMDSISTFKIDDSKKMNDKYIMEIGPLIEHKYDHVSFVINNDKLNELFAKGYNLNKIKAMLHNRALRILAGRHPDYKTAYIDQFCSLKSYLEYIEEPIIERVVLRTKAESLFPSVALASVIARYTFLKEMAKLGKIYHTTFPLGASTKVDAFAKDFIQKHGRQTMSHVCKTKFRNWKDLGENN
- a CDS encoding RluA family pseudouridine synthase, with product MSEDRIFTIDETLVGERLDKALGTLLEEHSRTFAMHLIKEGYVTINGELNFKPAYRVEIEDEIVVNERPLAPMAIEPEDIPLDIVYEDADLLVVNKPAGMVVHPANGHYSGTLVNALLYSVKNLSGINGVKRPGIVHRIDKDTSGLLLVCKNDFAHEGISKQLADHSMHREYFALVDGVISEDDGKIIAPVGRDKKDRFKMAVDLIDGKEATTLFHVEERFNQYTLISCRLLTGRTHQIRVHMDYIGHPIEGDPIYGRNNHLLYQNGQLLHAFRLTFVHPRTNKEITVEAPFPKHFEDVLNGLRNQEN
- the lspA gene encoding signal peptidase II, producing MSIKQRFASLFKGYYWVMLVIIALDQATKWIVVSLKPNMQPIINGFFYFDYQRNTGAAWSILSGNTIILAFFSLIIGVAFVFYRIKKDKVLTNLMKLDIAFIVGGTLGNFIDRAFYKEGVIDFLSFVFGNYYFPVFNVADMTLVIGFIGLALLVAFNKEKVPSSIDEVNKHE
- the ileS gene encoding isoleucine--tRNA ligase, producing MDLKKTLLMPKTNFEMRGNLAQKEPVFVADWREGNLYAKMLENRLGCEEYQLHDGPPYANNSIHCGHTLNHILKDFVVRYKNMSGYYTPFVFGWDTHGLPIENQVTKNGINRKTTPINEFRNKCHDYALKQVNIQREQVRRLGVIGDYDHPYLTLDKEYEANQLNVFKTMALEGLIFKGLKPVYWSPSSESALAEAEIEYKNVDSHAIYVRFKVKDGGTVLPNDAYFVIWTTTPWTLPANLAISVHPDFEYGLYETEKGKLIVLTSLLSSFMKETGIKKAQLIKVIKGKDMDGLVAEHPLYHRDSLIINGEHVTDDAGTGQVHTAPGHGEDDFIVGQKYHLPILCPVDSRGFMTEEAGERLKGVFYENANDLVLAWLREEDALLADTIINHSYPHDWRTGKPLIFRATPQWFCSIDKIRDQLLKAVDEVKWNPEWGKTRMHNMIKDRGDWCISRQRAWGVPIPIIYAEDGTPLIDKDIFDNVIKLVRQYGSNVWFERSAEDLLPEGYTNSHSPNGVYSKEKDIMDVWFDSGSSFSGVLLQRGMKFPADLYIEGSDQYRGWFNSSLIISVATTGKAPYKMVASHGFVMDENWEKMSKSKGNGIDPNKIANIYGADLLRLWAANVDYHADSRLSESIIQQMSESYRKIRNTFRFLLGNLPALDDEKYIQSIQDFVPTEIVDKFLLSRLDALTNNVLEAYDNLDFASVTSALATFISADLSSFYLDFAKDILYCESKYSPRRLGVEHVLYAVSDRLMRLYEPILTFTMEEVYRAFPKTDKKFALQLEDMPKPKIFDQALLKQYGEFLNFRESVLKSLEEARKAGLIGSAQEALIEVNEKLVPSSLRGMDKDELARLFIVSEVKFAGTGINVVRHSGTKCDRCWNYHDETVTLEDGTHLCHRCAEAIGDEHVD
- the ftsZ gene encoding cell division protein FtsZ — encoded protein: MEENIEQNYDEIAPGGSDLDNFEPIANIKVIGVGGAGNNAVNRMIDDDIKNVDFWVANTDKQALATSRARNRLVLGLETTHGLGAGGEPSVGRDAALSSSEDIEKVVKGADLVFIAAGMGGGTGTGAAPVIAEIARKSGALTIAIVTRPFTFEGKKRIANSVEGLNKLKDVVDSIIVVSNDKLLMVSGTAPIGEAFAASDKVLAQSVKTVVDLILLPAVINLDFADVRNTLKNTGIALIGFGSGSGPNKAEEAAQNAINSPLLEASLSGARKAIIAVTCGKNVSLYEAQDTVYKIIETSGNSLDIKFGVSINSFLDDQILVSVIATDFEEQQDFTTVPTYDSLNRSVDGAKPIENRPVVAVKEKKEKEEDISENILPDFLKDE